The window tacttaaaaaattaactctaaattaaaaatgttatgaatatttaaaatacaaataaattttaaaatattataagtatttaaaatctacttaaattttaaaagtctaAAAATTTTGAGTCTGGAGAAAAGAAGGACCGATGACAAACATCATTGGTTAATGTTTGTGCTTTTTCATATTAAGacattgatttgatgttatttgagatCATTTTTTGATTTAAAGAAGAAATGATTTCCATCAGAAGCAGAGCTAGTTTTTATAAGAACGAGGAAGAAGGTTGATGAACGTATCAGGACTCTAATTGAAAACGGTGTCAAACTGAGACACCGTTCCATTTTTTGTAATCATTGATGACAAGTCCCGTGACCAGGTATGAATATGCTCAGTTATAGAACTCTTGACATGAATCAATTCCACTATAGATTGTTCTCTAACAAAAACTAGCCATAGAAGGAAAACGAGATATCTTCTGATCAAGCACAATCTAGCCAGCAAAGGTTTAACAAGAAATTAGCTAAACTGTAATACAACATGTCTCCTCCATATAAATTCCAATTGCGCCATAGCCAGTACTGTACTGTACGATACCCTTAAGGTAGAgagttccaacttccaagtaTATTAATACACTGAAAAAAAACCTTGAAACAAGAacagaaactcaaaagaagctTCATCGCCCGATTCTGGCAACCCGATTTCTCAACTTCCGATTGTGTTTCTCCTGAAAGAAGCAAGGAATATATTACAATTTGTggcattataaatttataatgattGGCTTCCTAGACAACCTTTGTGCAGCAGCTTAAACTACTCACTCAggaacaaacaaatatatcaaattttagaaGTTCCTATAGCTTCAAGGTGGTTTGGTTTATTAGTACCTGTTGAAATACGAAAGCCGAGCTCGTCTCAACATCCGAAGCCAAGCTTTGGATCTTGGCCAACATTCTCTCATACATATCTTCAATCCCGCCAGTGAAACTCGCAGCTTCAGCTCCAACCAAACGTTTCAAGTCTCCAACTTGTAACCCTTCTGCCAACGCATCGATCTCCTTCTGATCCTTCGCTGCTTGCTTCTTCGCACCCAAGGAACCATCATCCCTATCCACGACCATGGCTGAGCTATCCAACTCGCAGACCAGCGGCGGAAATCCCGATTTCGGGCTGAACGAACCGTAGTGGCCTCGGAACGCCGGTCCAATGTTGACTATACCAACAGATCTCGGTTCGAGCCGTTGTTTCGAGGATCGGAACTGGTACGCACGGTACTCGTGCGTGTGGATGCACTGATCAGTCGACGGCGTAGTGAGAAGGAAGAACACGCAGGAAGCCATGTTcgtcgatttagggttttgcgAATCCTCGATCGGCAAGTGAAATTGAGACGAGAGAGACGAAGTGACGGCTGACTCTCTCATTGAGGGACGGTTAGCTGTTTTCCGGCGGGCGGAGAACCAGCCAATCAAGCGGTCCGGCGAGTCGACTCGTAGGGAATCGACTCGACGCGAGTTAACTCGGCCAAGCGGATCGTAGAATGAGACGGTCTTACCGGAGCAGACGAAGCTGGTAACGGTGGCGACAACTTGATCAGACGAGGAACTCGAGGCGAACGAATCCGCCGGGGAATCGTCGGGGAGATTAGAGGAAACGATGCGGTGGATTTGGCCGAAGATCAAGCCATCGACGTCACTGGGAGAGGAGGAAGCTCGTTGAATCAGCGACGCCAATATTGAACCCGAAATCTCGATTTTCTCAAGTGAGAGATCGTCCATGGCGACGAGAAGAGAGCAGCACAACGAGGGGAAAATGTGACGTCACTGAATTCTCCGTGCAAATAATAACAGCATCTTCTTCAGGACATGTTAAAGACGGCGTGGCGTTTCGCGTTTCAAAGAGCGGTTAGCGTGTCgttattttgttaagaaaacGGGATGAGTTTCCATAATCGAAGCCCGTTTATTCACTCAACTAAAGGCCCaattaaatagaaagaaaaaaaacatttttaatatgaaaGGTCAATTAGTATGAAAGGTCAATGCAAAAACGTTTTGTTTATACGAAGCCGCCGAACTTGGGGTTTTCTTTCAACACAAGTTCGCTCCAATGGTGATCCCTCCTCTCTCGTCTTCCCTATCACTTCGAACTTTGGGGAAAAGGAAGAGACAGAGAAATCCCAACAAGTTTGAACGTGATCCGGTTCTAGGTACGTTAGCTTTTGTTCATTTCTGCAGTTGTTTTCAAATTGTATGTCGAGATTAACTCTTTCTTTGTGTCTTGTAGACTCGGAAGTAATGGTTTGTTATAGAGAACCCACAATGTATGATAATTTGCTGGAATCTCTCGGTTTATCGACCAAAGTTGTTGCCCGtatgaaaaaaagaaggtaaCTGTGTTGCCAAGTTTCAATCATTTAGTTGTAATTGTTGTTATTTGCATCGATGTATGTGCACTcgttagttattttgtatatttgcatttttttttaacaggcaCATGGAGGAGGAAGGTAACAGCGACACAGAAGGAGTTGAGGATGAGGAAAACAGTGCGTCCGCAGAGGTTGATATGATTCAAGGTATGCTTTTCCTTATCTTGTTGCcagttttctctctctctctctcgttactCATCACGGTcctttttgttgtatttgttgCATTCATCGTTCTAGATCATACTTCTTATCTTGTCTTTATTAAAGGGGCTGGTCAGGAAAGTCTCGGTCCTGTTACTAGGAACACAGAGCAGGAGAATCGTAATCTTCATcatggggaagaagaagattttgaaaCGGATGATGAGGAGCATGAGTTGTGTACCAATGGCCAATCTTCATCTACTAGTGCATTTAGAGAGCACCTTAGTCACATATTATCAACTGAAGAAGTAAATACTTTACCAAAAGGCAACTGGAAGTTTAAATGGGAAGCACCTGCCATTGGCATGCCAAATTGCACCTGGAGAGGAACCAGACCAAATTTTCTTCATTTATGTATTGTCTGCTTATAACATTGTCCAACAACCAAAATATTGTTGCATACAGAGTTTGCCTTCCCTACACTTACGAATCACAAGTAGCCCTAAAACCCTCCTTTTTTTACAGGTTGCTCAGAGTGATCCAACCTATGGTCTCAAGCCTAAGTTATATAATCACTGGCTTCAGCTATACGAGAAATCTGGAGGAAAAGATTTTGGCTCATCTAACAGAAGAAGATTCTTCTCCATTTGTATGTATTGGATTCTGCGAATCacccctttttattttcttttggtcttgttatatatagattcctCATATTGACtttagtatttgatattttctagGCAACAGCTATCTGGATATTTTTCATTCTAACAAGAAACCCTTTTACAATGGAGGCCGTAGAGAAGACACCAGTAACATGGACGCATACCTTATGCATTCTGTGTgtgcatacttttttttttttctttttctgttgaTTGCTTTTCATTATTCCACTTGGCATTTCTCCGCTTTATTGAAGTCAGTTTGTCTTATTGCAGTTGAATCACATATTTAGAACTAGAGATCTTGTCAAGAAGAATGATTGTAAAATTTCCAATCTTTCTGAAGAGGAACTTCTCTCTTATGATGGATTTCGAGACCAAGGATTTACTCGTCCAAAGGTGATCTCTTTAATTTGTGATCAAATCTGTTGCTCCTCGCATTTGACAAATTGGTCTTACATTTGTTGTATGTGTATCAAGGTACTGATTCTACTTCCATACAAGAGTATTGCTTTTCGCGCTGTGATGAGGCTCATTCAACTAACTCCAGAATCT is drawn from Camelina sativa cultivar DH55 chromosome 1, Cs, whole genome shotgun sequence and contains these coding sequences:
- the LOC104745531 gene encoding BRISC complex subunit Abro1-like, translating into MDDLSLEKIEISGSILASLIQRASSSPSDVDGLIFGQIHRIVSSNLPDDSPADSFASSSSSDQVVATVTSFVCSGKTVSFYDPLGRVNSRRVDSLRVDSPDRLIGWFSARRKTANRPSMRESAVTSSLSSQFHLPIEDSQNPKSTNMASCVFFLLTTPSTDQCIHTHEYRAYQFRSSKQRLEPRSVGIVNIGPAFRGHYGSFSPKSGFPPLVCELDSSAMVVDRDDGSLGAKKQAAKDQKEIDALAEGLQVGDLKRLVGAEAASFTGGIEDMYERMLAKIQSLASDVETSSAFVFQQEKHNRKLRNRVARIGR